The following are encoded in a window of Candidatus Limnocylindrales bacterium genomic DNA:
- a CDS encoding hemerythrin domain-containing protein, translated as MTGSVGMAALAAGWPAVARAEASKPSGGKEPRISAPEDLMREHGVLDRLLLVYEEGVRRLRAKRDVPGEAFQRSAQVIRTFIEDYHEQVEEQLVFPELMRHGRLKELVDVLVSQHAAGRRLTDAILRTTTSVAYAEPRSRAELAASIDAFVRMYRPHEAFEETIVFPAIYGVVATHDLAELGEKAEEQEERRLGQGGFERTVAEVAAIEKLVDLGDLARFTPK; from the coding sequence ATGACGGGGTCCGTGGGAATGGCGGCGCTTGCTGCGGGATGGCCGGCGGTCGCCCGCGCCGAAGCGTCGAAGCCGTCCGGCGGCAAGGAGCCGCGCATCTCGGCGCCCGAGGATCTGATGCGCGAGCACGGCGTTCTCGACCGCCTGCTGCTGGTCTACGAGGAAGGTGTCCGCCGTCTTCGCGCAAAACGAGACGTTCCCGGAGAGGCGTTCCAGCGCAGCGCGCAGGTCATCCGCACGTTCATCGAGGACTATCACGAGCAGGTCGAAGAGCAGCTCGTCTTTCCCGAGCTCATGCGCCACGGACGCTTGAAGGAGCTCGTCGACGTGCTCGTTTCGCAGCATGCGGCCGGCCGCCGCCTGACCGATGCGATCCTTCGGACAACGACTTCCGTTGCGTATGCCGAGCCGCGAAGCCGCGCGGAGCTGGCCGCGTCCATCGATGCATTCGTCAGGATGTATCGTCCGCACGAAGCCTTCGAGGAGACGATCGTGTTTCCCGCGATCTACGGCGTCGTTGCGACCCACGATCTTGCCGAGCTCGGCGAAAAAGCCGAGGAGCAGGAAGAGCGCAGGCTCGGGCAAGGCGGGTTCGAACGCACGGTGGCCGAGGTTGCGGCCATCGAGAAGCTCGTCGACCTGGGCGATCTCGCGCGTTTCACACCGAAATGA